The following are encoded together in the Bradyrhizobium genosp. L genome:
- the murJ gene encoding murein biosynthesis integral membrane protein MurJ, with protein sequence MLGRIFTVGGYTLLSRLTGLARDIMLAAILGAGPIADAFLVAWRLPNNFRAIFAEGAFNTAFIPAYAHVHGRGGGSSARLFADRIFTLLFLTQLGLLVLAWVFMPQALRLLAPGFTDEPVQRGLAIEFTRITFPYLLLITMVTLYGGILNVMQRFATAAAASIFLNLSMMATLALAAFFPTAGHAAAWGVLISGFLQYFLLAGDLARHGGLPRFAMPRLDEDVKAFFRAIGPATLGSMGTQVAVFADTIIATFLPSGALAALYYAERLYQLPIGVIGIAVGTVLLPEMARRLSADDIAGAAHAQRRAFDLTLLATIPFVAAFIAVPDPIVRAVFVRGAYTTADASAAAATLAAYAVGLIPFVMIRSAVATFYARKDTATPVKASLTGLTVNVLLKIVLMGTLAQVGLALATAIGAWINLLLVLFFAIRRGYLALDRALLRSFGTFAVCGIVLGVTLWLTSHFAAIWFAPMQHFRDELILLLLMAVGGFVYAFLVLTLFGRGWLFALRRG encoded by the coding sequence ATGCTTGGGCGCATCTTCACGGTCGGCGGCTATACGCTTCTCTCGCGGCTCACCGGGCTCGCGCGCGACATCATGCTCGCGGCGATCCTCGGCGCCGGACCGATCGCCGACGCCTTCCTGGTCGCCTGGCGGCTGCCCAATAATTTTCGCGCGATCTTCGCCGAGGGCGCGTTCAACACCGCCTTCATCCCGGCCTATGCCCATGTCCATGGCAGGGGCGGCGGCTCGTCGGCGCGGCTGTTCGCCGACCGTATCTTCACGCTGCTGTTCCTGACCCAGCTCGGGCTGTTGGTGCTGGCCTGGGTGTTCATGCCGCAGGCGCTGCGCCTGCTCGCGCCCGGTTTCACCGATGAACCGGTGCAGCGCGGGCTCGCCATCGAGTTCACGCGGATCACATTCCCCTATCTGCTCCTGATCACGATGGTGACGCTCTATGGCGGCATCCTCAACGTGATGCAGCGCTTCGCGACCGCCGCCGCCGCATCGATCTTCCTCAATCTGTCGATGATGGCGACGCTGGCGCTCGCGGCGTTCTTTCCCACCGCCGGACATGCCGCCGCCTGGGGCGTGCTGATCTCGGGCTTCCTGCAATATTTTCTGCTCGCCGGCGATCTGGCGCGGCATGGCGGCTTGCCGCGCTTCGCCATGCCACGGCTCGACGAGGACGTGAAGGCCTTCTTCCGCGCGATCGGCCCCGCGACCTTGGGCTCGATGGGGACGCAGGTTGCGGTGTTCGCCGACACCATCATTGCGACCTTCCTGCCGTCAGGCGCGCTGGCCGCGCTTTATTATGCCGAGCGGCTCTATCAGCTGCCGATCGGTGTGATCGGCATTGCGGTCGGGACCGTGCTGCTGCCGGAGATGGCGCGGCGGCTGTCGGCGGATGACATCGCCGGCGCCGCGCACGCGCAGCGCCGTGCTTTCGACTTGACGCTGCTTGCCACCATCCCGTTCGTCGCGGCCTTCATCGCGGTGCCGGATCCGATCGTGCGCGCGGTGTTCGTGCGCGGCGCCTACACCACGGCCGACGCGTCGGCGGCTGCCGCGACGCTCGCCGCCTACGCCGTCGGCCTGATTCCGTTCGTGATGATCAGGAGCGCAGTCGCCACCTTCTATGCCCGCAAGGATACCGCCACGCCGGTCAAGGCGTCGCTGACGGGACTGACCGTCAACGTTCTCCTCAAGATTGTCCTGATGGGCACGCTGGCGCAGGTCGGGCTCGCGCTTGCGACTGCGATCGGCGCCTGGATCAACCTGCTGCTGGTGCTGTTCTTCGCGATACGCCGCGGCTATCTCGCGCTCGACCGCGCGCTGCTGCGCTCGTTCGGCACGTTTGCGGTCTGCGGCATCGTGCTTGGAGTGACGCTGTGGCTGACCTCGCATTTCGCGGCGATCTGGTTCGCGCCGATGCAGCATTTCCGCGACGAATTGATCTTGCTGCTGCTGATGGCAGTCGGCGGCTTCGTCTACGCCTTCCTGGTCCTGACGCTGTTCGGCCGCGGCTGGCTGTTCGCGCTCCGGCGCGGGTAG
- a CDS encoding DegT/DnrJ/EryC1/StrS family aminotransferase yields MNQHMRPESIPFIDISAQRQRLGKSIDEAVARVLNHCQFINGPEVTALEQALAAYSGAKHVVTCASGTDALLMVLMAKNVGPGDAVLCPSFTFCATGEAVALTGATPVFVDVDEATFNIDTASIKRGVATARARGLKPVGIIPVDLFGQSADHDAVAAVARAEGLFVLDDAAQGFGASYKGRKLGTFGLATATSFFPAKPLGCFGDGGAIFTDDDELANTLRSIRVHGQGSDKYDNVRLGLTGRLDTMQAAILIEKLKIFDDEIAARNVVADRYARGLGNLVTVPRLASGCSSVWAQYTIRLPKGTDRDAFAAALKAQGVPTAIYYTKSMHQQTAYRDFPVADGGLPVSESLSEDVISLPMHAYLDEAAQDRVIAAVRGALSA; encoded by the coding sequence ATGAACCAGCACATGCGTCCTGAATCGATTCCCTTCATCGACATCTCCGCGCAGCGCCAGCGCCTCGGCAAATCGATCGATGAAGCCGTCGCCCGCGTGCTCAATCACTGTCAGTTCATCAACGGCCCGGAAGTCACCGCGCTGGAGCAGGCCCTCGCCGCCTACAGCGGTGCCAAGCACGTGGTGACCTGTGCCAGCGGCACCGACGCGCTGCTGATGGTGCTGATGGCAAAGAACGTCGGTCCGGGTGACGCGGTGCTGTGCCCGTCCTTCACCTTCTGCGCGACCGGCGAGGCCGTGGCGCTGACCGGTGCCACGCCTGTCTTCGTCGACGTCGACGAGGCGACCTTCAACATCGACACGGCGTCGATCAAGCGCGGCGTCGCGACCGCGAGGGCGCGTGGCCTGAAGCCGGTCGGCATCATCCCGGTCGACCTGTTCGGCCAGAGCGCCGATCACGACGCGGTGGCCGCCGTTGCCAGGGCCGAAGGTTTGTTCGTGCTCGACGACGCCGCGCAGGGCTTTGGCGCCAGCTACAAGGGCCGCAAGCTCGGCACCTTCGGGCTTGCGACCGCGACCAGCTTCTTTCCGGCAAAGCCGCTCGGCTGCTTCGGCGACGGCGGCGCCATCTTCACCGATGATGACGAGCTCGCCAACACGCTGCGCAGCATCCGCGTCCACGGCCAGGGTTCCGACAAATACGACAACGTTCGCCTCGGCCTCACCGGCCGGCTCGACACCATGCAGGCCGCGATCCTGATCGAGAAGCTGAAGATCTTTGACGACGAGATCGCCGCGCGCAACGTGGTGGCCGATCGCTATGCCCGCGGGCTCGGCAACCTCGTCACCGTGCCGCGGCTCGCCTCCGGCTGCAGCTCGGTGTGGGCGCAATACACCATCCGCCTGCCCAAGGGCACCGATCGCGACGCCTTCGCCGCGGCGTTGAAGGCGCAGGGCGTGCCGACCGCGATCTACTATACGAAGTCGATGCACCAGCAGACGGCCTATCGCGACTTCCCGGTCGCCGACGGCGGCCTGCCGGTCAGCGAAAGCCTGTCGGAGGACGTCATCAGCCTGCCAATGCACGCCTATCTCGACGAGGCGGCCCAGGACCGCGTCATCGCGGCTGTGCGCGGCGCGCTGTCGGCCTGA
- a CDS encoding Gfo/Idh/MocA family protein, which produces MNAKVSASGAKADIKRALRVGVIGAGVMGSNHARVLAGLPGVVLIGIVDPLPEHRTRAIELVGCRAFETLDELLAEGVDAVTIAAPTHLHHEIALTCLARNIHILVEKPIASTVEEGREIVAAAERAGVTLMVGHVERFNPAVAAIKQAISGEDILSIGITRVGPFPPRMSNVGVVIDLAVHDIDLIRWFTESDIVEVQPQLSSAVAEREDIALLQFRTASGVLAHINTNWLTPFKARNVTVATRGKYVMGDLLTRQVTECFGFKPDGSYSMRHLPVGHDEPLRAELIAFLDAVGSGKLPAVSGDQGVASLEIAIRCLESPARPAASTARKGPRRVVG; this is translated from the coding sequence ATGAATGCAAAAGTGTCCGCATCGGGCGCCAAGGCCGACATCAAGCGCGCCTTGCGCGTCGGCGTGATCGGCGCCGGCGTGATGGGCAGCAACCATGCCCGCGTGCTGGCCGGACTGCCCGGTGTGGTGCTGATCGGGATTGTCGATCCGCTGCCGGAACACCGCACGCGCGCCATCGAGCTGGTCGGCTGCCGCGCGTTCGAGACCCTCGACGAACTGCTCGCCGAGGGCGTCGATGCGGTGACCATCGCCGCCCCCACCCATCTGCATCACGAGATCGCGCTGACATGTCTTGCGCGCAACATCCACATCCTGGTCGAGAAGCCGATCGCCTCTACGGTCGAAGAGGGCCGCGAGATCGTCGCCGCCGCAGAGCGCGCCGGCGTGACGCTGATGGTCGGCCATGTCGAGCGCTTCAATCCGGCGGTCGCCGCGATCAAGCAGGCGATCTCGGGCGAGGATATCCTGTCGATCGGCATCACCCGGGTCGGCCCGTTCCCGCCGCGGATGTCCAATGTCGGCGTCGTCATCGACCTCGCCGTGCACGACATCGATCTGATCCGCTGGTTCACCGAGTCCGATATCGTCGAGGTGCAGCCGCAGCTTTCGAGCGCGGTCGCCGAGCGCGAGGACATTGCGCTGCTCCAGTTCCGCACCGCCTCCGGCGTGCTCGCCCACATCAACACCAACTGGCTGACGCCGTTCAAGGCGCGTAACGTCACGGTCGCGACCCGCGGCAAATATGTGATGGGTGATTTGCTGACGCGCCAGGTCACCGAATGCTTCGGCTTCAAGCCGGACGGCAGCTACTCGATGCGCCATCTGCCCGTCGGCCACGACGAGCCGCTGCGCGCCGAGCTGATCGCCTTCCTCGATGCGGTCGGCAGCGGCAAGCTGCCGGCCGTGTCCGGCGACCAGGGCGTTGCGAGCCTCGAGATTGCGATTCGCTGCCTGGAATCGCCCGCCAGGCCCGCCGCCTCGACGGCACGCAAGGGTCCGCGCCGCGTCGTCGGCTGA
- a CDS encoding mannose-1-phosphate guanylyltransferase/mannose-6-phosphate isomerase: protein MDRRIIPLIMCGGAGTRLWPASREVHPKQFLSLFGARSTFQETLLRVADASLFERPIVITNEAYRFMVLEQLAEIGREADVLLEPMRRDSGPAIAAGAAFAQGRESGAIVLALAADHLVRDTPSFVAACREGLAAAEQGRIVTFGVKPERPATEYGYINPGEAVAGEVRAVAKFVEKPDAQTAAGYIDAGYLWNSGNFMFRASMLLDEYRNVDDASIASIEGSVSNAARDLGFVKLDAQAFGAAKAISIDYAVMEKTSHAAVVPVACGWSDIGSWRQVWELSDKDSQGNAARGAAVFEDSRNCNVTTDRALVALEGVDDLVVVATQDAVLVSRQKDANGLKRLVAKLKVTAPEVTESHIKVHRPWGSYQSVDNGDRHQVKRIIVKPGGRLSLQKHHHRSEHWIVVRGTAQVTVNELIKTVHENESIYIPIGAVHRLENPGKIQLELIEVQTGSYFGEDDIIRIEDDYQRT, encoded by the coding sequence ATGGACCGACGAATTATTCCCCTGATCATGTGCGGCGGCGCGGGGACGCGGCTGTGGCCGGCCTCGCGCGAGGTGCATCCAAAGCAGTTCCTGTCGCTGTTCGGGGCCCGCTCGACCTTCCAGGAGACGCTGCTGCGGGTCGCGGACGCGAGCCTGTTCGAGCGTCCGATCGTGATCACCAACGAGGCCTATCGCTTCATGGTGCTGGAGCAGCTGGCCGAGATCGGCCGCGAGGCGGACGTGCTGCTGGAGCCGATGCGGCGCGATTCGGGCCCGGCGATCGCGGCCGGTGCGGCGTTCGCGCAAGGCCGCGAGAGCGGCGCGATCGTGCTGGCGCTCGCGGCCGACCATCTGGTGCGGGACACGCCGTCCTTCGTCGCCGCATGCCGCGAAGGGCTCGCGGCGGCGGAGCAGGGCCGCATCGTCACCTTCGGTGTCAAGCCGGAGCGACCTGCGACCGAATACGGCTACATCAACCCGGGCGAGGCCGTCGCGGGAGAGGTGAGGGCGGTTGCAAAATTCGTCGAGAAGCCGGATGCGCAGACCGCGGCCGGCTATATCGATGCCGGCTATCTCTGGAACAGCGGCAACTTCATGTTCCGCGCCAGCATGCTGCTCGATGAATATCGCAACGTCGATGACGCGAGCATTGCTTCGATCGAAGGCTCCGTGTCGAACGCGGCGCGCGATCTCGGCTTCGTCAAGCTCGATGCGCAGGCGTTCGGCGCGGCCAAGGCGATCTCGATCGACTATGCGGTGATGGAAAAGACCTCGCATGCAGCTGTCGTCCCGGTGGCCTGCGGCTGGTCCGACATCGGCTCGTGGCGCCAGGTCTGGGAGCTCTCCGACAAGGACAGCCAGGGCAATGCGGCGCGCGGCGCTGCGGTGTTCGAGGACTCCCGCAACTGCAACGTCACCACCGACCGTGCGCTGGTTGCGCTCGAAGGCGTCGACGATCTCGTCGTGGTCGCGACCCAGGACGCCGTGCTGGTGTCACGCCAGAAGGACGCCAACGGGCTGAAGCGGTTGGTCGCCAAGCTCAAGGTGACTGCGCCCGAAGTCACCGAGAGCCACATCAAGGTCCACCGTCCCTGGGGCTCCTACCAGTCGGTCGACAATGGCGACCGTCACCAGGTCAAGCGCATCATCGTCAAGCCCGGCGGGCGGTTGTCGCTGCAAAAGCATCACCACCGCTCCGAGCACTGGATCGTGGTGCGCGGCACCGCGCAGGTCACCGTCAACGAGCTGATCAAGACCGTGCACGAGAACGAATCGATCTACATCCCGATCGGCGCGGTGCACCGGCTGGAAAACCCCGGCAAGATCCAGCTCGAGCTGATCGAGGTGCAGACCGGCAGCTATTTCGGCGAGGACGACATCATCCGCATCGAGGATGATTACCAGCGGACGTGA
- a CDS encoding lysylphosphatidylglycerol synthase transmembrane domain-containing protein, whose protein sequence is MRRILLSTLKILVSVALLYLSLRKVDLHELLSRIRVESLGWLALAIAVMMLQIFLGVLRWQDVSEECGAPLGLGQAMRFNVIGTFFNQTLPSSIGGDAVRLWLVARSGAGWRAATYSIFVDRAIGLVALAVVIAATLPWSYRLITDPHGWTALLLLDLAALAAGFGFLLIGILPWPWLKRWWATHHVHACAVIANKVLFSRKYGLRVATLSLVIHVVTAVIGWCVAQSIAAPVTFGEVLQLVPPVMLITMVPISIAGWGVREATMGLAFGYAGLAANEGVNISLLFGAVSFLVGIFGGLLWILSPEKAAQGAEPIEVPGSQ, encoded by the coding sequence ATGCGCCGAATCCTGCTCTCTACCCTGAAGATCCTGGTCTCGGTCGCGCTGCTCTATCTGTCGTTGCGCAAGGTCGACCTGCATGAGTTGCTCTCGCGGATCCGGGTCGAGAGCCTGGGCTGGCTGGCGCTGGCGATCGCGGTGATGATGCTGCAGATCTTCCTCGGGGTGCTGCGTTGGCAGGATGTCAGCGAGGAATGCGGCGCGCCGCTCGGGCTTGGGCAGGCGATGCGCTTCAACGTCATCGGCACCTTCTTCAACCAGACGCTGCCGTCCTCGATCGGCGGCGATGCGGTGCGGCTGTGGCTGGTTGCGCGCAGCGGCGCCGGCTGGCGCGCGGCAACCTACTCGATCTTCGTCGACCGTGCGATCGGGCTCGTCGCGCTCGCCGTCGTGATCGCCGCGACCCTGCCGTGGAGCTACCGGCTGATCACCGATCCCCATGGCTGGACGGCCCTGCTGCTGCTGGATCTCGCCGCGCTCGCCGCCGGTTTCGGCTTCCTCTTGATCGGGATCCTGCCATGGCCCTGGCTGAAGAGATGGTGGGCGACCCATCATGTGCATGCCTGCGCCGTCATCGCCAACAAGGTGCTGTTCAGCCGCAAGTACGGACTGCGCGTAGCGACGCTGTCGCTGGTGATCCACGTGGTGACCGCCGTGATCGGCTGGTGCGTGGCGCAGTCGATCGCGGCCCCGGTCACGTTTGGCGAGGTCCTTCAGCTGGTCCCGCCGGTGATGCTGATCACGATGGTGCCGATCTCGATCGCGGGCTGGGGGGTGCGCGAGGCCACGATGGGATTGGCCTTCGGCTATGCCGGACTGGCCGCCAATGAGGGCGTCAACATCTCGCTGCTGTTCGGCGCGGTGTCGTTCCTGGTCGGCATTTTCGGCGGTCTGCTGTGGATCCTGAGCCCGGAAAAGGCCGCCCAGGGCGCGGAGCCGATCGAAGTCCCGGGATCGCAATAG
- a CDS encoding glycosyl transferase translates to MSSFEILLSFIAAGLAAAISAVLIGATRPMLLRVALAKPNARSSHRVPTPQGAGIAVTAATLLAGGIVIVMAGSPALTVPFTVFAASLFIAAVGFADDVRPLPVVPRLLLQAAAVAAVLFAAPGDLRIVPACPLWLERAFLLVAGLWFVNLVNFMDGLDLMTAAEAVPVAVAVALLGSTGHVLPVTTIVAAALCGALLGFVPFNRPVAKIFLGDVGSLPIGLLLGWCLLELALHQHVAAALLLPLYYLADATVTLLRRMARREPFWAAHRSHFYQRATDNGFSVWRVIGEVFVLNVVLALLAFASVALNSPAADIVLLLAGALAVAVVLRRFSRPRRS, encoded by the coding sequence ATGAGCAGTTTCGAGATTCTCCTGTCATTCATCGCGGCCGGCCTTGCCGCTGCGATCTCGGCGGTCCTGATCGGCGCGACGCGGCCGATGCTGCTGCGCGTGGCGCTGGCGAAGCCGAATGCGCGCTCCTCGCACCGGGTTCCGACGCCGCAAGGCGCCGGCATCGCGGTCACCGCGGCGACGCTGCTTGCCGGTGGCATCGTGATCGTGATGGCGGGGTCGCCGGCGCTCACCGTCCCGTTCACGGTGTTCGCGGCGAGCCTGTTCATCGCCGCAGTCGGCTTTGCCGACGATGTCCGCCCGCTGCCCGTGGTGCCGCGGCTGCTGCTGCAGGCCGCCGCGGTGGCGGCCGTGCTGTTTGCCGCGCCGGGCGATCTGCGCATCGTGCCGGCCTGCCCGTTATGGCTGGAGCGTGCGTTTCTCCTGGTCGCCGGCCTCTGGTTCGTCAACCTCGTCAACTTCATGGACGGGCTCGACCTGATGACGGCGGCGGAAGCCGTGCCTGTTGCCGTGGCGGTCGCCCTGCTCGGCAGCACCGGCCACGTCCTTCCCGTGACGACCATCGTCGCCGCCGCGCTGTGCGGGGCGCTGCTCGGCTTCGTGCCGTTCAACCGGCCGGTGGCGAAGATCTTCCTCGGCGATGTCGGCAGCCTGCCGATCGGGCTGTTGCTCGGCTGGTGCCTGCTGGAGCTCGCGCTGCATCAGCACGTCGCCGCCGCATTGCTGCTGCCGCTGTACTATCTGGCGGATGCGACCGTGACGCTGCTGCGCCGGATGGCGCGGCGCGAGCCGTTCTGGGCCGCGCACCGCTCGCACTTCTATCAGCGCGCCACCGACAACGGCTTCTCGGTGTGGCGCGTCATAGGCGAGGTGTTTGTGCTCAACGTCGTGCTGGCGCTGCTCGCATTCGCATCCGTCGCGCTCAATTCGCCGGCTGCCGACATCGTGCTGCTGCTGGCCGGCGCGCTCGCCGTCGCGGTCGTGCTGCGCCGGTTCTCACGGCCGCGCAGGTCTTGA
- a CDS encoding NAD-dependent epimerase/dehydratase family protein: MSEARRPTVLVTGASGFVGRHVVPLLAQNGWVVRRAVRTPPRDANDVRIESLGATTDWSAALAGVDAVVHLAARVHHQDEEHAIELYHNVNVGGTLHLARGAIAAGVRDFIFVSTILVHGRSNSGRPPFREDDVLTPRGLYGMSKAAAEAGLQELVPGTGMRVTVVRPPLIYGAGAKGNFALLEKAVKLRVPLPLANVSNRRAFLSVQNLAAFVLHRLSHPGKDFDVFLVADSEQVSTPEFIERLAHAAHTSPRLFRLPTPVLSTLLRISGRNEANDSLLGSLELDLSKVAASGWQPPISLDDGLKLALGPPLA, from the coding sequence ATGAGTGAGGCGCGTCGACCGACGGTTCTGGTGACCGGTGCGAGCGGTTTCGTCGGCCGCCACGTCGTGCCTTTGCTCGCCCAGAACGGCTGGGTGGTGCGGCGCGCGGTGCGAACCCCGCCGCGCGACGCCAACGACGTCAGGATCGAGTCGCTCGGGGCGACCACCGATTGGAGCGCCGCGCTCGCCGGCGTCGATGCCGTGGTCCATCTCGCCGCCCGCGTCCATCACCAGGACGAAGAGCACGCGATCGAGCTCTACCACAACGTCAATGTTGGCGGCACGCTGCACCTGGCGCGCGGCGCGATCGCGGCGGGGGTGCGGGATTTCATCTTCGTCAGCACGATCCTGGTGCACGGCCGCAGCAACAGCGGGCGTCCGCCGTTCCGCGAGGACGATGTGCTGACGCCGCGTGGCCTCTACGGCATGTCGAAGGCCGCCGCCGAGGCGGGGTTGCAGGAGCTGGTTCCGGGCACCGGCATGCGGGTGACCGTGGTCCGGCCACCGCTGATCTATGGCGCCGGCGCCAAGGGCAATTTCGCGCTGCTGGAAAAGGCGGTGAAGCTCCGCGTTCCGCTGCCGCTCGCCAATGTCAGCAACCGCCGTGCGTTCCTGTCGGTGCAGAACCTGGCCGCCTTCGTGCTGCATCGGCTGTCGCATCCGGGGAAGGATTTCGACGTGTTCCTGGTCGCCGACAGCGAGCAGGTGTCGACGCCGGAATTCATCGAGCGGCTCGCCCATGCTGCGCACACCTCGCCACGGCTGTTCCGGTTGCCGACCCCGGTGCTGAGCACATTGCTCAGGATCAGCGGCCGCAATGAAGCCAATGACAGCCTGCTCGGCTCGCTCGAGCTCGATCTGTCGAAGGTTGCCGCGAGCGGATGGCAGCCGCCGATCAGCCTCGACGATGGTTTGAAGCTCGCGCTTGGCCCGCCCCTGGCCTGA
- a CDS encoding glycosyltransferase family 4 protein codes for MTGKSHKVVVVSQHYPPDHSTTAAIMAAIAERIAGDAEVVVVSGMPGSAQDGAPGRPVVVEIRNWLPGKAALIKRALAEVLFTARIFFALLVRLKRGDVALTVTAPFVLPYAVAAAARLKGAKSVLILHDLFPDVLVMAGLLKPTSLAARALRAINALMFRALNAVIVIGRDAERLLLRYGGMTQDKIRFIPNWTTLVPGNRPVSPDNPFRRQIAARFLVGLSGNLGFTHDPDIVFEAARLMRGDADIHFLLSGWGMGFARLKELQAEAELANVTLVERVADRDLDALLSSADVWLIPYRKNVAGVSVPSRFYNLLAAGRPVILVSEPEAEAALTVKENRLGWVVTPGRPDQLADAIRQAAHSQDAAMAERAIATARTFSPERALGSYAALVNELLCNRDGERMA; via the coding sequence ATGACCGGCAAGTCCCACAAAGTCGTCGTCGTCAGCCAGCATTATCCGCCGGATCACTCGACGACCGCCGCGATCATGGCCGCGATCGCCGAGCGGATCGCCGGCGATGCCGAGGTGGTGGTGGTCTCCGGCATGCCGGGCTCGGCGCAGGATGGCGCGCCGGGGCGCCCCGTCGTCGTCGAGATCAGGAACTGGCTGCCGGGCAAGGCGGCGCTGATCAAGCGTGCGCTCGCCGAGGTGCTGTTCACGGCGCGGATCTTCTTTGCGCTGCTGGTGCGGCTCAAGCGCGGCGACGTGGCGCTGACGGTGACCGCGCCGTTCGTGCTGCCCTATGCGGTTGCCGCCGCAGCAAGGCTGAAGGGTGCGAAGTCGGTGCTGATCCTGCACGATCTGTTTCCCGACGTGCTGGTGATGGCCGGGCTGCTGAAGCCGACCTCGCTTGCGGCGCGCGCGCTGCGCGCGATCAACGCGCTGATGTTCCGCGCACTCAACGCCGTCATCGTGATCGGGCGCGACGCCGAGCGGCTGCTGCTGCGCTATGGCGGGATGACACAGGACAAGATCAGGTTCATCCCGAACTGGACCACGCTGGTGCCCGGCAACCGTCCGGTCAGCCCGGACAATCCGTTCCGCAGGCAGATCGCGGCCCGTTTCCTGGTCGGGCTGTCGGGCAATCTCGGCTTCACCCATGATCCGGACATCGTGTTCGAGGCGGCGCGGCTGATGCGCGGCGACGCCGACATCCATTTCCTGCTGTCGGGCTGGGGCATGGGCTTTGCGCGGCTGAAGGAGCTGCAGGCCGAGGCAGAGCTCGCTAATGTCACGCTGGTCGAGCGCGTCGCCGACCGCGATCTGGACGCGCTGCTGTCCAGCGCCGACGTCTGGCTGATTCCCTATCGCAAGAACGTCGCCGGCGTGTCGGTGCCGAGCCGGTTCTACAATCTGCTCGCCGCCGGCCGCCCCGTGATCCTGGTCTCCGAGCCGGAGGCCGAGGCAGCGCTCACCGTGAAGGAGAACCGGCTCGGCTGGGTCGTGACCCCGGGCCGGCCCGACCAGCTCGCCGACGCCATCCGCCAGGCCGCGCACTCGCAGGACGCCGCGATGGCCGAACGGGCGATCGCGACCGCACGAACCTTCAGCCCGGAACGGGCGCTCGGCAGTTATGCCGCGCTGGTGAATGAGCTACTATGCAACCGCGATGGGGAGCGGATGGCATGA